From Theileria orientalis strain Shintoku DNA, chromosome 4, complete genome, the proteins below share one genomic window:
- a CDS encoding 50S ribosomal protein L14 yields the protein MFFSRMLCGLQRMSILKCGDNSGVIKGCIIGLGKNKHGTGKIGDRIKVSVRDKTPECNLQTKTPRGIIVRRKKETCRKDGMVFKFDENAFVIISNNKLQGTKIKGPVLVETRHSCKSLSNKIL from the coding sequence ATGTTTTTCTCAAGGATGCTCTGTGGACTGCAGAGGATGTCAATTTTAAAGTGTGGAGACAACAGTGGAGTAATAAAGGGATGTATAATAGGACTCGGTAAAAACAAGCACGGGACAGGCAAGATTGGAGATAGGATCAAGGTGTCAGTAAGGGACAAAACGCCCGAGTGTAATCTGCAAACCAAGACGCCGAGGGGTATAATAGtcagaaggaagaaggaaacGTGTCGCAAGGACGGCATGGTATTCAAATTTGACGAAAACGCATTCGTCATAATATCGAACAATAAATTGCAAGGAACTAAGATAAAAGGCCCAGTGCTAGTGGAAACTAGACATAGCTGTAAATCATTGTCGAATAAAATACTTTGA
- a CDS encoding vacuolar H+-ATPase subunit: MAVECDPHSIFFGMMGVVCAMVFSNLGAAYGTARSGVGISSMGVMRPDLVMKSIVPVIMAGVLGIYGLIISIVITTNYGKPGEYSHFSGYSHLAAGLVVGLCSLAAGLAIGIVGDAGVRAHAQQTRLFVGMILTLVFAETLALYGLIIGLVVAMKAPAGLCTSFLQ, from the exons atgGCTGTTGAGTGTGATCCACATTCGATATTTTTTGGAATGATGGGCGTCGTTTGTGCCATGGTTTTCTCAA ATTTGGGAGCTGCGTATGGTACTGCCAGGAGTGGAGTCGGCATTAGTAGTATGGGCGTAATGAGGCCCGATTTAGTTATGAAGTCTATAGTTCCCGTTATTATGGCCGGTGTACTGGGTATTTACGGTCTGATTATATCAATCGTTATCACTACCAACT acGGAAAACCCGGTGAATATTCTCATTTTTCCGGCTACTCTCATTTGGCAGCCGGTTTAGTGGTCGGACTATGTAGTCTG gCCGCTGGTCTTGCCATTGGCATTGTTGGTGACGCAGGCGTGCGTGCACATGCGCAACAAACTCGTTTGTTTGTTGGAATGATTTTAACTCTCGTTTTCGCCGAGACTCTGGCCCTGTACGGGCTTATTATTGGTCTAGTGGTGGCCATGAAGGCGCCCGCAGGTTTATGCACATCATTTTTACAGTAA
- a CDS encoding uncharacterized protein (cyclin, N-terminal domain containing protein), with amino-acid sequence MDCVVRATGDEFIRTLGVVLTKIVSDVIPEYGSISCFNSMNAPPISEYLTRIARYVNCSNECFVLALVYIDRIMRLHRFSVSVLNIHRLLITSVMLAAKFSDDVYYSNSFYAQVGGIKVAEMNQLEAQFLILINYHLFVDARDYENCRKGVESSSTKIYTLAGTSSNNYAKVNQCKNPFPHKGMVHTGAMPASNYGFNNKYQVKTLTNNLIKGKDTKRSYKPAKCQVKTAATSYVTPGVNANIGIHSINGSGIEALDGMNRNVDSIIANVRNVPNIKTSTGNSFMYNGFVPRKGFEYSENSYVDTSYMEGYMLYQYGLEYPYARTESSITVSTSASFDQGDQPTHISEPKYGKCSNAAPGRLDNKLDECEAFVNALENRYKDTLKRKCSSLQQFALVKNHW; translated from the coding sequence ATGGATTGTGTCGTTAGAGCTACAGGAGACGAGTTTATTCGAACCCTTGGCGTAGTTCTAACAAAGATTGTGTCAGATGTGATTCCGGAGTACGGGTCCATCAGCTGCTTTAACTCAATGAACGCTCCGCCGATCTCGGAATATTTGACGAGAATTGCACGCTATGTCAACTGCAGCAACGAGTGTTTCGTACTGGCACTGGTATACATAGACAGGATCATGCGTCTGCACAGGTTTTCAGTGTCAGTGCTAAACATCCACAGATTGCTAATCACATCAGTAATGCTGGCAGCCAAGTTCAGCGACGACGTTTACTACTCAAACAGCTTCTACGCACAAGTCGGTGGAATCAAGGTTGCCGAAATGAATCAGCTGGAAGCACAGTTCCTGATACTGATCAACTATCACCTCTTCGTGGACGCGCGCGATTACGAAAATTGCAGGAAAGGAGTCGAGTCATCATCCAcgaaaatatacacactagcAGGAACTTCCTCGAACAACTACGCAAAGGTTAACCAGTGCAAGAATCCCTTTCCACACAAGGGAATGGTGCACACTGGAGCAATGCCGGCTAGCAACTACGGTTTTAACAACAAGTACCAGGTTAAGACCCTGACCAATAACCTGATTAAAGGGAAGGACACTAAGAGGAGTTACAAGCCAGCCAAGTGCCAGGTGAAGACAGCAGCCACGAGCTACGTCACACCTGGTGTAAATGCGAACATTGGAATTCACAGCATTAACGGATCTGGCATTGAAGCACTTGATGGCATGAATAGAAACGTCGATAGCATTATTGCGAACGTACGAAACGTCCCGAACATCAAGACGAGTACCGGAAACAGCTTCATGTATAACGGTTTTGTGCCGAGGAAGGGATTCGAATACTCAGAAAACAGCTACGTCGACACATCGTACATGGAGGGGTACATGCTGTACCAGTACGGATTGGAATACCCGTACGCTAGAACGGAGTCGAGCATAACAGTGTCGACGTCAGCATCGTTTGACCAAGGAGACCAACCGACACACATCTCAGAACCGAAGTACGGGAAGTGCAGCAACGCAGCACCAGGAAGGCTGGACAACAAGCTGGACGAGTGCGAAGCCTTCGTGAACGCACTCGAGAACAGGTACAAGGACACactaaaaagaaaatgCTCTTCACTACAACAATTCGCTCTAGTCAAAAATCATTGGTAA
- a CDS encoding proteasome subunit, translated as MLVKRPEEGFNPYVNNGGTVIAATWKNYAVIAADTRLSLRYLIHTRYSTKLLKLTDKCILGTSGMQADMLALQSVIERQIEMYRFTHHKEPTFGAIAQLLSTVLYGRRFFPYYTFNILCGLDENGNGVTCNYDAVGNYNYEKYAAQGTSSSLVVPILDNLLNGNNQQVKPQINSLEDLVNLVKNAMVSAVERDICTGDSAELVVCDGVVHEPVRMELRVD; from the exons atGTTAGTAAAAAGACCAGAAGAGGGGTTCAACCCGTACGTAAATAACGGAGG AACCGTTATTGCAGCAACGTGGAAGAATTACGCAGTGATAGCTGCAGATACAAGACTGTCATTGAGATACCTAATTCACACAAGATACTCGACTAAActgttaaaatt gACTGACAAATGCATTTTGGGAACATCGGGAATGCAAGCAGACATGTTGGCATTGCAATCGGTGATAGAG CGCCAAATCGAAATGTATCgatttacacatcacaAGGAGCCGACATTTGGAGCAATAGCGCAGCTGTTATCGACAGTGCTGTACGGACGCCGCTTTTTTCCTTACTATACTTTTAACATTCTTTGCGGACTGGACGAAAATG GAAATGGAGTTACTTGTAATTATGACGCAGTTGGAAACTACAACTATGAAAAGTACGCAGCCCAGGGAACGAGCTCATCCCTAGTAGTGCCAATTCTGGATAATCTG TTGAATGGAAATAATCAGCAAGTAAAGCCACAAATTAACTCGTTGGAAGACTTGGTAAATTTGGTTAAAAACGCAATGGTATCAGCAGTAGAGCGTGACATATGCACAG GAGATTCTGCTGAACTTGTGGTTTGTGATGGAGTTGTACATGAACCAGTAAGAATGGAGCTAAGAGTAGACTGa
- a CDS encoding splicing factor, whose protein sequence is MGIDDISRIYIGNLPSDCSQKELEEEFEKFGRILYCDLKRSYTGSSFAFIEFSDSRDARDAIRDKDGFEFHGKKLRVELPFRERDQASGGSRRHGPRRGKYVLEVTGLPPSGSWQDLKDHMRDAGHCGHADVFRGGVGEISFFSRSDMEYAIEKYDGSTFKSHEGEKSRISVREKRRRRRSSSYRRRARSYSRSKSKSRSYSASPKYRSRTRSRSRERSRSRTRSRSEARSVSERSQTRSRSRSDSKGHSPERSEERKK, encoded by the exons ATGGGAATTGACGATATTTCTCGGATATATATAGGAAATTTGCCCAGCGACTGCTCCCAAAAGGAACTCGAGGAAGAATTCGAAAAGTTCGGCAGGATTCTTTATTGCGATTTGAAGAGATCGTATACAGGATCCTCTTTCGCGTTCATCGAATTCAGTGACTCGAGAGATGCCCGTGACGCCATACGCGACAAGGACGGATTCGAGTTCCACGGAAAGAAGCTTCGCGTAGAGCTCCCATTCCGCGAGCGCGACCAGGCATCTGGAGGATCGAGACGTCACGGCCCGAGACGCGGCAAATACGTACTCGAG GTCACAGGCCTACCGCCCTCCGGAAGCTGGcaggacctgaaggaccATATGCGCGACGCAGGACACTGCGGCCACGCAGACGTCTTCAGAGGCGGAGTTGGAGAAATTTCGTTCTTTTCCAGGAGTGATATGGAGTACGCCATTGAAAAGTACGATGGCTCAACCTTCAAGTCACACGAAG GTGAGAAATCCAGGATTTCAGTTCGGGAGAAAAGACgcagaagaaggagctcCTCGTACAGGAGAAGGGCCAGGTCCTACAGCCGCTCGAAAAGTAAATCCAGGTCATATTCAGCCTCTCCCAAGTACAGGTCTAGAACAAGGTCTAGGTCAAGAGAGAGATCGAGGTCAAGAACCAGGTCCAGATCCGAAGCGAGGTCCGTGTCTGAGAGGTCACAAACCAGATCAAGATCGAGGTCGGACAGCAAGGGTCACTCCCCGGAACGCTCCGAAGAACGCAAGAAGTAA